Genomic window (Geotrypetes seraphini chromosome 6, aGeoSer1.1, whole genome shotgun sequence):
gggttttccaagacgtctggtaaccctatgtttgaGCACTGGATGGGAATAACTAAGCTGCTCGTCTATTTGCATGCTGTTTGCACTGATCTTCAgcacccatgctgctccctgcaCTCATGTCCTCTGAACATCTACACAGCCAAAAACCAGCACTAGTCCAGTGCTAATTGCCTCTAGCGCTGGCATTAGGTTCTGAACATCAGTCTGAAAGCTAGTCAGGCCCATTATTTTGGAATCCAGCACATACCTTTTGAAGGCACTGCAGCTGAACATAGCAGTGTTGGTGTACACATAGTTGGGGAGTTTAGCTTTTCATCGCTGAAGCTAAAACTATTCCTGTAAAGGGAGTCTGCACCtggaatgtattaaaaaaaaaacttctcattAAAAAAGAGAGGCTTTAAAACATTCTAAATATTTCAAATAATTCCCTTACCATATTTGAAAGGAATATTCTCAAGCATACCAGTGCTATGTCAGACCTCTAATACTAGTTAGACAGTCCAATATGAAACATTTCTAAGAAGCTTCTATATAGAAGTAGATCCATTCTGAGTATTGAGATAAGCAGAGTCTGCAATTTAAAGCAATTAGTCAATGGGAGACATGGCATCTCTATCAAGGTCTTTCCTCCATATATAGTATAATACATTCCCAAGCGCCCAAGACAATAGGATGAAACCTCCTgttcaatgtgcagcagcagccaaaaaagcaaagatgctaggaattatttttaaaaaaagggatggttaacaagactaagaatgttataatgcccctgtatcgctccatggtgcaacctcatctggatctttaaacccgcgggctcacactacagggaaggtggcagagagcaggagaaaccCAGCGCGcgtgaagttaaaaaaaacaaacaaacccaacaaaTAAACCAATCACAGCTGCACTGGTCTAGATGCATACgaagaccatctatagatgggtTGTGCATGTGTTGGGATCGCAGACCTGCGATCCGTGCTGGCAGATGGGagcattcctccgatcacccccatctgcatattggggcttcGAGAATTCGTCGgatctgcccggatcgggcctgatcaggcaggttagtgaatctggccctaagagtGGGTTCTGGCATGTGATCAAAGATGAGCAGAATAGTCAGCTATGTTGAGTCCATTTGAGAAATATAGGTGGCACAGACTTCCTTTTGAAATATCTGTGGCATCAGAAGATTTAGGACCCAGACTTAGAATGACTGGAATATACACATCTGGCAATTAAGGTATGTTTAGACTTGTGGTGAGAATGGACAGATTCAATAACACAGAAGTGAGAGTGGAGAGATCAGTTTCTAGGGTACAAAACTTAAATGCCATGGGTCCTGGTGCCTGGGTTTGTCAAGCCACATTCTGTATCTGTGGGTTCCGCATCTGCAGATCAAAAGTGTGCACACATACCCTGCTGTAGCCTCCCGTCATTTCATAGATCCTTGGTCCCTCTCTAGCACTCATCTGAATTTTGTTCGCCTCATGCTGTGTTTGTGAAAAAAACAAGAGAGTTCGACTCCCACTGGGACAGTGGGAATAGGTGGCAAAATGAATTTGACTAATTTTCTGGAGAATTCACTGGATGTAATAACTGAAAGAACTCCTCTCATGTTGACATTCGCCTTGGAGTTTGGTAGAGATTTGATGATAAAATTTTTGAGTTCATCAGTTCGATTGTTTCACGATATATCTCAAATGACTCAAAAGAGAAAAGATTTCCCAATATACAGACCAAGGATTTTAGCCTTGGGAGCATCTTTTATATTgaaatttcctgcaaagtgttGTGTTTCtttagaggggaaaaaaaaaaatcaattttttttttgagccGAACCAACTTTTGTGGCTAAAGAGGGGGAGTGACTTATCGGCCAAACAACATTACCCACAGTATAACATACCGGCTGTCGGAATTTGTTTTCAATGCTGCCctctagattttttttaaatttctgttgGACTTTTTTCTAATATCTGGATCTCTAAATTTGTGGAGTAAATAATGagaacaatttcttgatttttttttctttatttcacgtTCAGTGAATTTCATTTActaaatctgtattcaagtaaaGTTTGCTCGTctgtaattttgaaaattcaatataaaactagaaaaaaaaaaatagtatgcaGAATTTCCTCTGTAGCAAACATTTATAATTACATAAGCatcaccatactgggacagacccaaaaaaggtccatcaagaccagcatCCTGTTTTCCCAAAGTGGCCAATTgaggtcgcaagtacctggcaatcctaagtgtaaaaaaaaaaaaaaaaaaaaggatttttccCAAATCCAATTTAATCTGTTTTGCAGATTCTTTCAAAATTGTGAACCATACAACAGGTTCCCCTAACACAAAGACCTGGCTATTATAATTGTAGGTGACATTCTTAGCACATGTTATATCCTGGAGTTGCCCagagctagtcaggttttcaagatatttatTCTAATGCAATATTCATTGATGGATAGTATttcacatgcatattcactgtagaCTTGGCTATAGGGAGTCCAATGGCATGTTTTGGTCTAAAGACGGCTGATACATTTGATTATGATGGATTACATGAGCGCTCACCTGGTCTAAAAATGTTCTCCGAGTATAGAGGTAGTCCATTTGTGAAGGAGTGTGGACTATGTCACACTGGTTTCATGgacaagctgatccatagagACACTATGGAATCCAAGAGAAACCTACTGAAGCTACCTGACACCTAATTCAGAAGGCAGAGCAATTATGCATTGCATGAATGGCCAAAAAGGACAGCCAGCCCCAAAAAGAAATAATGTAGTATGTAAAGGAATTTAACAAAGGCACTACCCTAAAGGGTTCACTTACTGTAGATGTGCCATTTTGTGCAGAACTTAAATAAGCCTATAAAAAGTTTTAGAACTCTTTAGATTGAATATTTAATCTACTCTGCTTTTCTGCGAACTACTTAAAATTCAGAGACTGCATTCCACTAATGTTCAACAGAACATTTCTAAGGACTTGCTGGTGGGAAGCCATTCATGATGCTTAGCAGCTCTTCTGCTGTAATGAAGGACAGTATTTTATCAGACCACCCCATGCGCTGGAGAAAGATAACACCATCTGCATTTTCAAACAAATTGATCCTTTTGCCTGTAGGTCACAGTGTAAGATGTAGCCAGGCTAGAATATAACGCCCTAGAAAGCAACAAAACCAGTAGACTTTTGATACTAACAGAAGCCGTATGATTTTCTTTAACCATAACAGATAAGTGATCATTAACATCTTTAATCCCAGCAACTTTATATGTCAATTATTTCAGTTTGATAAAGCTTTATGGACACTACCAGTTGTTACAATTAAAAATGAGTAAAATTACATACAGCATTATTTTCTCAACACTGCATTAATGCTGGTGTTAAAATAGATTTGAGTTTTTGTTTTAGTTATATATTAGGTAGTTTGTCAATTGTATTGAAATATTACACTTGAGAAAGTTTTAAGCCTCAGAGAGAACTCCACTTTGTGATaagtgaaataaaaataaatttggatgGCTCAAGTTGATGAGACAAAAGTTTAATAGATTCTTCTCTAGCCTTCCACACATTATGCTcatcatttaaaaatatataagccACAAAGATCATAAACATTCtataatatattaaaatatataaccAGGACTATCCATCCAATGAATAATTTAACAGAGATCAGGAAATAGGCAGGCCTTAATCTTCCACCTAAACACAAATCTTGGTTCTTAGTACAGCTTATATGGTAGGCTGTTCCAGAGCCAAGGAATAAACAGAAAATGAATGACTCTGAGACCATCACTGCATTTACTGGCCCAACAAAGGACAAGAATAGGGCAGTAGACATGCTATTCACAACTGAATATTCCAACAGTATTCAATAATGTGCAATAGCGAGATCAAGTTTGTTTTAACTTTGACTTATTGTACAAGTATTCATAATGTTCATCCTATTTTGATGGAGTCCAAAAGCAATCCAGGGTTTTaccaggggaggggagatatttGAGACTtgttcccttcctcttccccaatgTGTTCTTTGATTCATCTGTTCTCAATTGATTCTCCCATTACTGAACAGCTAATGAGAGCAGACGTTTGCCAATCTGATCCAAAGCAGGATTATGGATGTTACATCTAGAGAACTCGAGAAGACCAGACAGGATCAGCTGCATCCAACATTACAGCAACACTCTTCTGAATGTTGAAGGGGGTGGGGGCACTCTCTTAATTCAGTCTGATAACAAAATAATGCTAAGTTAAGAAAAGTGCACCACACGAAAAGGAAAACTGAACAAAGGTGTGCATGACTACCAACTTAACCTAGATAGAGCATGGACAttttaggccagtcctggatttctgataaCCCTATTGATATCTGTACAGCTACCTAGGGTGGAATTACATTATAATTTTAGCTCCAAGTTTCCTCTTTACCTCCCCCTTACTCCAAGGCGGCAATGCAGCAGTCAGGAGTTATAGAAAATGCATGTTTGGAGGGGCAGGAGCTAGCaaggcttgagcatgcgcagaggcTCGAGCTTGCGCAGAGGCTCAAGACCCATGCTGGCCACAATACATTTTCTATACATTACCAACTGCTGTATCACTACTCCAAAGAAAAGAATGAGAGATATGCTGAAACCATGGTGGAAGGTGAAGAAATGCTGGAGatctttgaggggggggggaagtagagaACCAGATACTGAATACAGTGGAtgtggaagggagaaggccttGAGCTGCAAGAAGGCCAGTTATGCACATGGCTGAAAGTTCACTTAAGgccggggtaggcaattccggtcctcgagagccggagccagatcaggttttcaggatatccacaatgaatatgtatgagatggactgcatgtactgcctccttgagatgaaaatctatctcatgcatatttattgtggatatcctgaaaacctgacctggctccggctctcgaggaccggaattgcctacccctgacttagggcATCAGATATCCTTGGGCCAGccctgcctgatgcattatggaacCAGCAACACTGATTTTAACAGGTAGAATCAAGGACTAAACACCCTAATGCTTTGAAGATGTAAAATTGTGTGTACAAGTCCTGATGGGAACAAGAATGGGGCAATTTCAACCaacaagaacaacaacaacaaaaaaaaaaacctttccaatgtttgtttattaaaatgtgatatcTTGCCAAGTCTTACAACAGTTCTCAGCGGCTTTacataacaataaaataaaaatgaaaagaaaggaACACTATAAAAATAGGACAGTCCTAAAAGCAAATCatataaaaacacaaaaatacaATCAATTGCAATCTGATGTATAAGGGATGCCTGATAACCTCTCaactaccccctcctttacaaagccttgcgtttttagcgcaggctgctcTGGTGACAGCCaagatgctcacagaattccgaTGAGCGGccaagctgttaccgctgtggccggcgctaaaacactagcacggctttgtaaaggaggaggtggaaaaaaaaaaaaaaaggtctataaCAAAATCTTAAAGGCCTTGGAAGTTTGCTTCAGACCAAATATTATTCGGAAGATGATTCTAGAGAGTGGGtgcaaaataaaagaaaagccTTATGAGTAAACTCCATCTAGCTCTTGAGACTGCTGGCAAACTCAATCTATTATCTCGCAAAGATCTTAATGTaagccctagagcagtgtttttcaacctttttacacccgtggaccggcagaaaaaaaagaattattttgtagaccggcaaactactaggactaaactttaaaaaccccatttccgccccatctccacgagctcggtccccgcaaaccatctgatcccatccgcacaagcctcagttatgattttatattgaatgtattttattaaagtatataaagaaacaatattctgtacaattgtcattttataaatacaaataatacagagcaaggatcaacaaaacctcatctcccctcaccttcacatatatcccctcttctATCAAGAAAAAGGAACAAGCCAacttattacagaatgctacacagaaatatcatgctaacagaatactgcagtcacacatgacaggaatagttttaggggagtgcaactagggctactgccccctggtcagagagcgccctaagccagctggaagctaaagaagcactgcctgggctttgcagtcctcagttatgtctaacaccagctctagcaggatatatactTCAAAtcagatatattctaatcacaaaatagaaataaaattatttttttctaccttttgtcgtctctggtttctgctttcatcttcttttcactctcttccttccagcgtctgccccttccatccagcctgtgctccctctctcctttttacatgattcattccagcttcagtgctctccatttttatctctcctacatcagatctaccatcgttgtccctctctgcttatttttttgctgaccccttcctatcatcaatctctctactttctcatgcctgtctctccccttcccctcctctaatctccctgccagctgtttccttccttttttccattatcccttccctccttctcctgtccagcagtaactctcttcccttcctcccctcccagcagcatctctccttctccctctcgagtagcagctgtccatttttttcccttgcccagcagcttccattcaggtccagtagcagctgtcccttttttttcccttgcccagcagcttcccttcaggtccaatagcagctgtccctttttttcccttgcccagcagcttcccttcaggtccagtagcagctgtccctttttttcccttgcccagcagcttcccagactcctttccctcctcccctcccagcagcatctcttcttctccctctccaatagcagctgtccctttgtttcccttgcccagcagcttcccttcaagcccagtagcagctgtccctttttttcccttgtccagcagcttcccagactcctttccctcctcccctcccagcagcatctcttcttctccctctccagtagcagctgtccctttttttcccttgcccagcagcttcccagactccaatagtggctttctcccctctgcagctctcctttacttcccagcgcagcgattcaggaaggcagcctcgggtcctttgttgggtcgcgctgcctctgaggaaagaggaagttgcatcatcagaggcagccatgactcagcaaaagccccgaggctgccttcgtgaatcgctgtgctgggaagtaaagaagagctgcagagaggggagaaagccactgtcggaggctccccaagatctcttcGGCCCAGCGCggacttcagctgttgatcttgccagccctgtgcggaccggcaggaaattgaattgAGTCAAtatcgccggccctgtgcggactggcaaaaatttcctgcggaccgacaccggtccgtggaccagcggttgaagaacagtgccctaGAGTATAAGGAATAGTCAATGACTTCAAATAACTTGGTTCCATAGTATGATATGCTTTAAGAGTAAGTACTAATATTTGAAATTGAATCCTAAAACTGACCAGTAACCAGTGTaatgtaaaagagggaggggttacgcAGTCAAATTTGCTCTTAAACCTTAATGACAGTTTTCTGCAAcgtttgattttaaattttgtaAGACTGACAAATGATGTTACAATGTTTTGAGAATAAAAAGTGTGATACTACACAGACAAGCCATAAGATATCAGATTTCAAAAAAGATGGATGCTATAGTTTTTCAGACTGCGGTGTGACATGGCTTGCACGATGCCATCCATTCGTAGCGGATTTCAGAGCACAATTTTGGATGCTTCATAGCATGATCGAATTTTgtgatttttaataattggacCCCAGAGGAAGGCGATTACAACCAAAACACGGGCCAGGTCCACACCACAACTATTGTGTGTTGTATGTACTGACTTTTTGACTGCATTGCTTTTTATTCATGAAGTaccattaaaacctttttacatCAAGAACATCGTCTCCACAGGTCTATTTTTGCTTTTGCTATAGTTTAACAGGGTGTAACAGGTATTGCCCTGCTTATTTGCCAGGACCTGACAGTACATAAAGCAATATACATACCTAATATATCACAGAAGCTGCTAGCTAGATTTATTGGgaatatttagaatttttttttaaaaggtgaaaaggtagataagaacataagaagtgcctctgctgggtcagaccagaggtccatcatgcccagcaatccgcttgcggggcggcccaacaggtccaggacctgtgtagtagtcctctatctatacccctctatccccttttccttcagaaaattgtccagcaGAATTTGTATCAGAGTGTCTCAATTGCTAGGCCCTCCCATAGAGCTGCTGATAGGAATCTTGGTGACTCACTGGGACATTTCTGTTCagtattcacagaagaaaaacatgaaGGACCGCAATTGGTTAGCAAAGTTACACccgagaatggagtggataccacaccattcacagaagaaagttttatgaaaaacttgaaaaattgaaggtggataaAGCTACGGGACCGGAcaagatccatcccaggatattgagagaGCTccaagaggttctggtgggtcctcttaaagatttgttcaataaatctttagagacaggagagatccacgggactggagaagggcggaggtggtcctcttcacaaaagtggtcgcagagatgaagcgggaaactacaggctggtaagcctcatttcagttattggaaaaataatggaaacgttgctgaaggaaaggatagtggaaTTCTTGAAATCTAATGTATTACAAGATCCGAGGTAACATGGGTTTGCTAAAGGTAAATTATGCCacatgaatctgattgaattctttgactgggtaaccagagaattggatcaaggacatgtgCAATTTACTTAGGTTTCAGCAAAGCCTtcgacacagttcctcataggatactcttaaactccatgggctgaagttagggcccaaagtggtgaactggattagaagctggttgacggacagatgcccgagggtggtggttaatggaattcattcagaggagggaaaggtgactagtggagtgcctcagggatcagtgctgggactgattctgttcaatatgttagtgagcaacattgctgaagggttaaaaggTAAGGCtagcctctttgcggatgataccaagatttgtaacagagtggacaccccagagtgaatggaaaacatgaaaaaggatctggaaAAGTTAGAATGATCTAACgtctagcaactaaaattcaatgcaaagaagtgcagaatgaTGCATTTGGGCAGTAGAAATTcaagggaaccatatgtgcttGGAGGTAAGAGACGGACCTTGGGGTTATTGTGTCTAAGGAGCTAAAGGCagctaaacagtgtgataaggcagtggctgtaaccagaaggatactaggctgtatagaaagaggaataaccagcagaagacgggagatgttgatgcccctatataggtcattaATGAGGCCGtacttgggagtattgtgttcagttttgaaggcaTATCTGGTGAAGCAcataaagacttgaagcggtccagaggaagacaatgaaaatggtaaggggtttgaacaaaaATTAGTatgagaagagattggaagacctaaatatgtatactctggaggagaggagggacaggggaaatatgaaaCAGACATtttaatacttgaaaggtattaatatagaatcaaatcttttccagagaagagaaaatggtaaagctAGAGGGCATTATTTGAGGTttgagggaggaagactcaggagcaatgttaggaaattctttttcatacaTAGGGTTGTAGATGCCTTGAATACCCTCCcgagggaggaggtggtggtgaaaactgtgatggaattcaaaaaagcatgggataaacacagaggatctctaattagaaaacgaaggatgtaaattggTACTGGACAgatttgtacggtctgtgtcccatatgtggtgatttggtgtaggatgggctggggagggcatcaatgagaactctactaacttgaaacatgaggatgttactggccagactttacaggatggttggataggctggagttagcttggacGGCAAGTTCAGCATTTGGAAGCTAGGACAATACCAAGTGAACGTTACAGTCTATGATTAATGGACAAActgtaactaatgggcagactggatgaaccggtcaggtctttatctgccgtcatttactatgttactatatatctGAACATAACTCACCTTGATCTACTATTAAAGGTGCGAGCTAAATGGTATGATTCAGGCTCAGGCACTAGATTCATATTTGAATTTGCAACTATGAAAATAAACACATCTGTGTCACCAAGACAGCCTAAAAGAGATAGAAGAGTGGCAGCAGGTGGGAGGCATGGGGGAAAATGGATGCAGGATGGATGCAGTAGCTATTCTTAAGAGGAGCAGTCTGAAAAAAAGCAATTCTCCAACTACAGTATATTCAGGCTACAGAAGCAAACTGCTTCTCCTACTACCACTACATATCACTTATCAAGCGTTGAACGGGGTatatagtgctgtacattttgacatttatgccCCTAAAAATGCACTGCAATCTATGAAAGGTGGGGCACTTTATTCTTATGGAAGCCCCAATTTCATCTGGTTTATTTAACTCGCTGTGGAGTtatctctcaccaagcagccctatggggtaaagacctagatcaactgctttcgcccactacctacgaggaatttaggaagcgcctaaaaacatacctattactgaaatacctaaacaattgactcgccttcccctctttctccccaagAACATTCTCCCCCTACCATACCCCTACCTTtacccccctctcctcttccctccaccccctacctctatcccccccccccgagtccacCTGAATCTCACGTAACTGTGATACATACACTGTAATCTATTATCCTTATAATATCGTTATTTTTCGTTGTTATTTTCTAAAACATGCGGCCTATTCCAAACAGGTCCGCTCAGACATTACCTACCAAAAAgtacatcttatactcttgctaagcaaattgtatttcAATATTCTTGATTTCTTACAGTCTATGCTATCTGTACTTCATATGCATATCTGCATATTgtgtttcgctgaatgtccagctctcttgattgtaaccctagaagtcgcaagattgtggcggtatagaagaataaagttgttattattattattatctgccgtcatctactatgttaaattCAGGCCTATTTCATTAGCTTCTCAAAGTTATTTTGTCCCCATTCAGAGTTGAGAACGACTAGTTCATTTCCAACAAGCCTgttgggagagaaaggagaaaccacaTCGTCAGCATTTTTGTAAGCGTTCCTTTTAGTGGAGCATGAAACGACTGTTCCATGACTGCACACCGCTGAACAGATGGGAGTAGGTGGGTTTGTGGGGCTGCCCTCCCCGTGCATTATTACTCACTTTCCGAGTCACTGATTCCACTGTCACTGACGCTGGCACTGCTTCGCCTTTTCACGGTCTGTAAATGCTCATCGTACCTAAAGTGCCTTTTATTGAATGGAGAGGAGAAGTCTTCCATCACTGCATCAAACTCGCAGAGAACTTCATTCAAGCCATCGTCTTCCACAAAAGCTAGATAGGGAAATACGTCTCCAGTAAGGCACCACTTAATCCTCTCAATAAGTCTACAGCAAGAAGTCGTTTGTTTGATCTGAAACTCAGGTCTGGTTTTAACTCATACTTGTAGTTTTTAAAGCAAGAATGTACATTTCTTAATATCTGTCTAACTGCATTTTAAAACACACACACGACTTGTTTTCTTATTACAGACCTCAATACAGGAGACAGTAACTTAATAGGCTTATACTCCACTAAAGCATAGCACTATAGCAGCAAGAAAAACTTGGGGCGGAGACAAGATGCTGGCTCAATAAGCCTTAAAAATATAACCTGTTCTTACCTAAACCCCGAAATAAAATAGTTATAAATACTTACATTTACTGGGGGAGTTCACCTTAGGCGACTTCATAATATGAATGCTTCCCtcgtgttcttttttttttaaattaaaaaaaaaacacaatccgGTAAGCGCCACCAACAAAGAAAAGTCGCGTCTGACTTAACGAAAAACTTCTACTCAAAGCAATCCCTTTTATACACAATATAAGCATTCAAGACCCGGGAACTCCTCTTATGTCCTAGCTGCGGCTAGAGGGGCGGGGTTTGTCTCAGATGGGCGTGGTACGTAGCCCCGAACCAAAGCCGTCGCGGGTCTACGGGCGCGCGCTcacctggagaagagaggaaggaagTCGTTTTCTTCTGTCTTGCGTGTATTTGAGAGAGGCTGAGCGGTTCATCGTGAAataacaaaat
Coding sequences:
- the RGCC gene encoding regulator of cell cycle RGCC isoform X3, translated to MKSPKVNSPSKSFVEDDGLNEVLCEFDAVMEDFSSPFNKRHFRYDEHLQTVKRRSSASVSDSGISDSESADSLYRNSFSFSDEKLNSPTMCTPTLLCSAAVPSKAKLGDTKELEDFIADLDRTLASM